TAGGGAATAATTGACGGTTGATAGATAAACCCCTTTTCCCCAAACAAATTCCTTCCTCCACTTCTTTAAAGTTTTCCTCTCTCAACTAACGCATCCCTAGCTTGCTCTCTGTCGTCAAAGTGGATTTTCTCTGTACCGAGAATCTGGTAGTCTTCGTGACCTTTACCTGCGAGGAGAACACCGTCACCGGGTTGTGCTTCTAGGATAGCAGTACGGATAGCGGCAGCGCGATCGCCAATCACTTGCGGTGTGACTGTGGCGGGGATTCCTGCCAAAATATCTTGTAAAATTCCCTCTGGGTTCTCAGTACGGGGATTGTCGGAGGTGACAACGGCAATATCTGCTAACTCGGCAGCGATTTTACCCATTTTCGGACGCTTAGTGCGATCGCGATCGCCTCCACAACCAAAGACGCAAATCATCTTACCAGGTATAAATGGACGGGCTGCCTTCAGTAAATTCTCCAAGCTATCGGGGGTATGAGCATAGTCCACAATCACGCTGATATCTTGTTCCGGAGTCACTTGCACCCGTTCCATCCGCCCAGGAACACCAGGAAAATTGGCAATGGATTGGGCAATTAAGTTTAAATCAATACCTAAAGTGAGGACTGCTCCCACGGATGCCAGGAGATTCTCTAGATTATAATGTCCAACCAAGGGCGAAGAGAAAGACACCTTGCCCTGGGGTGTATGTAAAGTCCCACTGACTCCATTAGGCTGGTAATTTAAATCACTCATCCATAAATCAGCAGTGGAATCATTCACACTGTAACTCCAAACCTTATCCCTATCTAAAGCCGCAATTAAGCGTTTGCCATATTCATCATCAGCATTGATAATAGCTCTACCACTGAGGTATGCAGGACTAAATAGTAAAGCTTTAGCAGCAAAATAATCCTCCATATCTCGGTGATAGTCCAAATGATCTTGGGTAAGGTTACTAAATACACTCACCGCAAACTCACATCCTAGAACCCTTCCCTGGGCTAAAGCATGGGAACTAACTTCCATCACACCGTATTCATTTCCCGCAGCGATCGCCTGGGAGAGTTGATGCTGAAGTTCCACAGCAAAGGGGGTAGTATGGAGGGCAGTTTGATTAAAACCCTGCCAACGAGTATACAAAGTCCCCATTAAAGCGGTGGGTAAATTAGCTTGGTGTAAAAAATATTCAATTAAATGGGTGGTGGTAGTTTTACCATTTGTACCCGTCACACCCACAAGTTTTAATTTACGTCCAGGGTAATTGTAAAATGCTGCTGCCAATTGTCCACAGGCTTGAGTCATATCCTGTGCAGTCACCACACACACGTCATCCGTCGGGGGGTGCTTCTCTGCTGCTGCGGGAGAAATCACAGAGGCAATTGCACCACTGGCGATCGCGCTTTGCCAAAAGTCTCCCCCATCAACTCGTGTTCCTGGCATTCCCACAAATACATCACCAGGGTTGGTAGCATGGGAATTGGTTGTTAAACCCTTAACCTCTGCATCCAAAGCTGGATGTTCGGGTAAGTGTAAGATTCCCTCAACAGTAGCCAACAATTCCCGCAGTTTCATACCGTCAACCTCATTTACTCCAAGGGACTTTTCTTGGGCTTATTGTGCATTATTTTTTTTATTTATACTAGGGCTAACTGAAAAATCTGGGAAGATAGGAGGATAAAAAGAAACAGATCGGGGTGGAAATGTCCATCTTCATCAAGGGTTAACAGAGTTCACGTAGCGCTCACAAGTCATCTGCGAGGGAGAGTTAAAAGTTTTATGCAACTTGCAAAGCAATTACCTTAAACATCCTACTACTACTCGACTAGGGTTTAGGGAGTAATGAGTTGTGATGGGTAAGAAATGTGTAGTGGGAGCGTCTCACTCCCTGATTTGAGAAAGCGGATAAACCTATCCTCGAAGGAAGTGAAGGGATACCCACACTCAACTATCACAATTAATGTAATGTGAGTTCGATGAGCTTGGATACTTCGATAAATCGATAAAAAACTGTCCCAACGAGGATTATAAATCCCTGGCTCGAACCGTCGAACTCACGTTAATTTAATAGATTAGTAGTCTGTCCAATTAATTTTCAAGCTTGGGCTTTAGCCCTTTATTTAAGCG
The Calothrix sp. 336/3 DNA segment above includes these coding regions:
- a CDS encoding UDP-N-acetylmuramoyl-L-alanyl-D-glutamate--2,6-diaminopimelate ligase — protein: MKLRELLATVEGILHLPEHPALDAEVKGLTTNSHATNPGDVFVGMPGTRVDGGDFWQSAIASGAIASVISPAAAEKHPPTDDVCVVTAQDMTQACGQLAAAFYNYPGRKLKLVGVTGTNGKTTTTHLIEYFLHQANLPTALMGTLYTRWQGFNQTALHTTPFAVELQHQLSQAIAAGNEYGVMEVSSHALAQGRVLGCEFAVSVFSNLTQDHLDYHRDMEDYFAAKALLFSPAYLSGRAIINADDEYGKRLIAALDRDKVWSYSVNDSTADLWMSDLNYQPNGVSGTLHTPQGKVSFSSPLVGHYNLENLLASVGAVLTLGIDLNLIAQSIANFPGVPGRMERVQVTPEQDISVIVDYAHTPDSLENLLKAARPFIPGKMICVFGCGGDRDRTKRPKMGKIAAELADIAVVTSDNPRTENPEGILQDILAGIPATVTPQVIGDRAAAIRTAILEAQPGDGVLLAGKGHEDYQILGTEKIHFDDREQARDALVERGKL